Within Enterobacter sp. RHBSTW-00175, the genomic segment GCCATCGCGGTCGTGGCCATTATGGGTAGCGGGATGGCGAACGTGATTATCGCCGTAGCGGTCTTTTCCATCCCCGCGTTTGCCCGCCTGGTTCGCGGAAATACGCTGGTGCTTAAGCAGCAGACCTTTATCGAGTCGGCGCGCAGTATGGGGGCCAGCGATACCACCATTCTGTTCAGCCATATTCTGCCGGGTACGGTGTCATCCATCGTGGTCTATTTCACGATGCGTATTGGCGTGTCGATTATCTCTGCAGCGAGTCTGTCGTTTCTGGGGTTAGGGGCACAGCCGCCAACACCGGAATGGGGAGCAATGCTCAACGAGGCGAGGGCGGATATGGTGATAGCGCCGCACGTGGCGATATTTCCGAGTCTGGCGATTTTCCTGACCGTGCTGGCGTTTAACCTGCTGGGTGATGGGTTGCGTGATGCGCTGGATCCGCGGATTAAAGGGTAGTGCAGTGAAATGTGCCGGGTGGCGGCTATACGCCTTACCCGGCCTATAAAAGAGGAGTCGGGAGATTAAACCCGGCTACCCCACAGGTCATACTCGTCTGCGTTTTCGACTTTCACACGTACGATATCACCCGGCTTCACGTTGGTTTCACCGTTCAGGTATACCGCGCCGTCGATTTCCGGGGCATCTGCCATGCTGCGGCCAATCGCGCCTTCTTCGTCCACTTCATCGATAATGACCAGAACTTCGCGGCCCACTTTTTCCTGCAAGCGTTCAGCAGAGATCTGCTGTTGCAGCTGCATAAAGCGGTTCCAGCGCTCTTCTTTCACTTCTTCCGGCACCTGATCGGCCAGTTCGTTTGCCGTCGCGCCTTCTACCGGGCTGTATTTGAAGCAGCCTACGCGATCCAGACGTGCTTCTTTCAGGAAGTCGAGAAGCATCTGGAAATCTTCTTCCGTCTCACCCGGGAAGCCAACGATAAACGTTGAACGCAGGGTCAGGTCCGGGCAGATTTCACGCCACTGTTTGATGCGCGCCAACTGGCGATCAACAGAGCCTGGGCGTTTCATCAGCTTAAGGATTCGCGGGCTTGCGTGCTGAAGCGGGATATCCAGGTATGGCAGGATCTTGCCTTCAGCCATCAATGGGATCACGTCATCAACGTGCGGATAAGGGTAGACGTAGTGCAGACGCGTCCAGATACCCAGTTTAGAAAGCTGCTCGCACAGGCCAACCATGCTGGTTTTCACCGGCTCGCCGTTGTGGAAGCCGGAACGGTGCTTCACGTCAACGCCGTAGGCAGAGGTATCCTGAGAGATCACCAGCAGCTCTTTCACGCCAGCATCAGCCAGACGTTTGGCTTCCGCCAGCACTTCGCCAATTGGGCGGCTCACCAGGTCACCACGCATAGACGGGATGATGCAGAAGGTGCAGCGATGGTTGCAGCCTTCAGAAATTTTCAGGTACGCATAGTGGCGCGGAGTCAGTTTTACACCCTGTTCTGGCACCAGGCTCAGGAACGGGTTGTGCTTTGGTTTTGGCACATAGTGGTGCACGTGCTCCAGTACTTGCTCATAGCTGTGCGGGCCGGTGATCTCCAGTACTTTTGGGTGCACTTCGCGGATTTGATCCACTTTGGCACCCAGGCAGCCGGTAACGATCACTTTGCCGTTTTCAGTCAGGGCTTCACCAATGGCTTCCAGAGACTCCTGAACCGCGCTGTCGATAAAACCACAGGTGTTTACGATCACCATGTCGGCGTTGTCGTAGCTTGGCACCACGTCATAGCCTTCGGTGCGAAGTTCGGTCAGGATACGTTCGGAATCCACCAGGTTTTTCGGGCAGCCCAGGGAGACGAAGCCGATTTTCGGCTGGTGCGTAACATTGCTCATAGGTTAAAAATTCATCAATTATGGAGTTATCAGGGCGGGATTTTACAGCGTTCCGCGGGGGATTTATACAGATCTGTGTGCTGAAGTGGCCTTGTCTGTCTGCCGCAGGTTAACTGCTTTGCTGCTGAACACTGTTTAGAATTACTTATCCCGGCTTTAAGCGTTGCTAATTGGCTAAAAAGTCACCAGACGATATCTTTCACCACATCAACTACACCTGTGAGGTTCTCAATGAAAGATATCTATGTTCAGTCAAAATTAGCAATGGCCAAAACGCTTCACTCTCATGGCGTCTCCGGGTGATGCTGCCAACTTACTGATTTAGTGTATGATGGTGTTTTTGAGGTGCTCCAGTGGCTTCTGTTTCTATCAGCTGTCCCTCCTGTTCAGCTACTGACGGGGTGGTGCGTAACGGCAAAAGCACCGCCGGACATCAGCGCTATCTCTGCTCTCACTGCCGTAAAACATGGCAACTGCAGTTCACTTACACCGCTTCTCAACCCGGTACGCACCAGAAAATCATTGATATGGCCATGAATGGCGTTGGATGCCGGGCAACCGCCCGCATTATGGGCGTTGGCCTCAACACGATTTTCCGCCATTTAAAAAACTCAGGCCGCAGTCGGTAACCTCGCGCATACAGCCGGGCAGTGACGTCATCGTCTGCGCGGAAATGGACGAACAGTGGGGATACGTCGGGGCTAAATCGCGCCAGCGCTGGCTGTTTTACGCGTATGACAGGCTCCGGAAGACGGTTGTTGCGCACGTATTCGGTGAACGCACTATGGCGACGCTGGGGCGTCTTATGAGCCTGCTGTCACCCTTTGACGTGGTGATATGGATGACGGATGGCTGGCCGCTGTATGAATCCCGCCTGAAGGGAAAGCTGCACGTAATCAGCAAGCGATATACGCAGCGAATTGAGCGGCATAACCTGAATCTGAGGCAGCACCTGGCACGGCTGGGACGGAAGTCGCTGTCGTTCTCAAAATCGGTGGAGCTGCATGACAAAGTCATCGGGCATTATCTGAACATAAAACACTATCAATAAGTTGGAGTCATTACCAACGCCATAATACGCATTATAAAGTGCGCTTTGGTGGCCGGGTCCAGCAGGAAGGTAATATTTCTCGCTGGATTGATACCGAAGAGATCCTGGCGGTGGCGCACGACCAAATTATTCCCGGTTATAAAATCGATACCACGAATACGCTGCGCCTGTGGAATGTGCAGGTGAATAGCGAAATTAATGCTGCACGCCTGGCGCAGGAAGAGGTGTCGGAGCCGGGAGAAAATACCTATCACTACGACAAGATCTCGCGCGTGCTCTATCCCGATGATTCAACGGAAGCCGGGCGCGAACTGCGTCTGCGGCAGGCCTATTTCCTGGCTTCGGCAACCATTCAGGACATCCTGAATCGCCATTATCTGCTGCACAAAACCTATGACAATCTGGCTGAGAAGATTGCTATTCACCTCAACGACACTCATCCGGTGCTCTCTATCCCCGAACTGATGCGGGTATTGATTGATGACCATAATTTCAGCTGGGATAAAGCCTGGGACGTGACATGCCAGATTTTCTCCTACACCAACCATACATTGATGAGTGAAGCGCTGGAAACCTGGCCAGTGGCGATGCTGAGCCGCATTCTGCCGCGCCATCTGCAAATTATTTTCGACATCAACGAGCGCTTCCTGAACAAGGTGCGTGAACAACATGGCAATGATGGTGACCTGCTGCGTCGCGTGTCGCTGGTGGATGAATCACATGGCCGCGTTGTGCGCATGGCCTGGCTGGCGGTTGTGGTGAGCTATAAGGTGAACGGTGTATCGGAGCTGCATTCCGATTTAATGTCACAGTCGTTATTTGCTGATTTTGCGCGAATTTTCCCAACACGCTTTACCAACGTCACCAACGGTGTCACCGCGCGTCGCTGGCTGGCGCTTGCCAACCCGTCGCTTGCCACAGTGCTGGACACGAATATTGGCCCGGCATGGCGAACGGACTTAAACCAGCTCAGCGAACTGAAATGGTATATCGATTACCCGTCCGTGAATTCGGCAATTTACCGGGCGAAGCGGGCGAATAAAAAACGTCTTGCTGATTACATCGCCACGCAATTTAACATTGTCGTGAACCCGGGGGCGTTGTTCGATGTGCAAGTGAAACGTATTCATGAATACAAACGTCAACTGATGAATGTGCTGCACATTATCTCACGCTATAACCGCATTAAGGCAAACCCGGAGGCGAACTGGGTTCCACGGGTAAATATTTTCGCGGGTAAGGCGGCGTCGTCGTACTACATGGCCAAGCAGATCATCCGCCTGATTAACGATGTGGCGCAGGTGGTGAATAACGATCCGCAAATTGGCGGCAAGCTCAAGGTGGTGTTTATCCCTGATTACAGCGTCAGCCTTGCGCAGATGATTATTCCGGCGGCCGATCTCTCAGAACAGATTTCACTGGCGGGGACAGAAGCCTCAGGGACCAGCAATATGAAATTTGCCCTGAACGGCGCGCTGACCATAGGGACGCTGGATGGCGCCAATATCGAAATGCAGGAGCACGTTGGCGCGAAGCATTTCTTCATCTTCGGGAATACGGCGCAGCAGGTTGAAGCATTGCGTTGCGGTGGTTATAACCCGCACAAAATCTTCGAACAGGATGAGGA encodes:
- a CDS encoding IS1-like element IS1B family transposase (programmed frameshift), encoding MASVSISCPSCSATDGVVRNGKSTAGHQRYLCSHCRKTWQLQFTYTASQPGTHQKIIDMAMNGVGCRATARIMGVGLNTIFRHFKKLRPQSVTSRIQPGSDVIVCAEMDEQWGYVGAKSRQRWLFYAYDRLRKTVVAHVFGERTMATLGRLMSLLSPFDVVIWMTDGWPLYESRLKGKLHVISKRYTQRIERHNLNLRQHLARLGRKSLSFSKSVELHDKVIGHYLNIKHYQ
- the gsiD gene encoding glutathione ABC transporter permease GsiD, coding for MRLLNWRRQAVLNAMPGLKPDHIRTPWLEFWRRFRRQPVAMAAGLFVLLLIVVAILAPWVAPFDAENYFDYDRLNDGPSMLHWFGVDSLGRDIFSRVLVGTRISLAAGVFAVLIGAAIGTVLGLLAGYYEGWWDRITMRICDVLFAFPGILLAIAVVAIMGSGMANVIIAVAVFSIPAFARLVRGNTLVLKQQTFIESARSMGASDTTILFSHILPGTVSSIVVYFTMRIGVSIISAASLSFLGLGAQPPTPEWGAMLNEARADMVIAPHVAIFPSLAIFLTVLAFNLLGDGLRDALDPRIKG
- the rimO gene encoding 30S ribosomal protein S12 methylthiotransferase RimO, translated to MSNVTHQPKIGFVSLGCPKNLVDSERILTELRTEGYDVVPSYDNADMVIVNTCGFIDSAVQESLEAIGEALTENGKVIVTGCLGAKVDQIREVHPKVLEITGPHSYEQVLEHVHHYVPKPKHNPFLSLVPEQGVKLTPRHYAYLKISEGCNHRCTFCIIPSMRGDLVSRPIGEVLAEAKRLADAGVKELLVISQDTSAYGVDVKHRSGFHNGEPVKTSMVGLCEQLSKLGIWTRLHYVYPYPHVDDVIPLMAEGKILPYLDIPLQHASPRILKLMKRPGSVDRQLARIKQWREICPDLTLRSTFIVGFPGETEEDFQMLLDFLKEARLDRVGCFKYSPVEGATANELADQVPEEVKEERWNRFMQLQQQISAERLQEKVGREVLVIIDEVDEEGAIGRSMADAPEIDGAVYLNGETNVKPGDIVRVKVENADEYDLWGSRV